CATTGGCCGGCGGCACCAGGTAGCCGGTCTGACCATCTTGAACCAGATCCGGTATGCCCCCTACCCTGCTGGCCACCACCGGATTTCCGGCGGCCATGGCCTCGACGATCACACGACCCATGCCTTCGTTTTGCGATGGCAAAACAAAGACGTCAAACACCGACATCAGTTCATTGATGTCTTGACGCCATCCTAAAAATTTAACTTTGCCGTTCACATTCTTGCGCAACGCTTCGGCTCTCAGATCAACATCCAGATCACCTTTGCCAACCATCACCAGCGTTGTCTCGGGTTGCTCCGGCCAGACATAATCCATGGCCCTCAGCAGGTACTCGGGCCCCTTGATCGGCAGTAGCCAGCCCACAAAACCAATGACGGCATCTGCTGGCTCCAGACCCAGAGAGCGTCTTTTTTCAGCTCGGTTTCCATTGGTATTTAGAAACTGTTTGACATCAACGCCGCTATGAATGGTTATCAATTTTTCAGGCGGGCAAACCGATAATTCAAGGTAGTCATTTTTCTCACCGTGGGTCAGCGCCACTATACGATCGGTAAACCTTGTAAGAAATCGCTCCACCCACAAAAATACTTTAGAAGCCATTTGCCCAAAATGGCCATAAAATACGTGCCCGTGCGGGGTGTGAATAACATGCGGCACAC
The DNA window shown above is from Desulfobacterales bacterium and carries:
- a CDS encoding glycosyltransferase, with product VPHVIHTPHGHVFYGHFGQMASKVFLWVERFLTRFTDRIVALTHGEKNDYLELSVCPPEKLITIHSGVDVKQFLNTNGNRAEKRRSLGLEPADAVIGFVGWLLPIKGPEYLLRAMDYVWPEQPETTLVMVGKGDLDVDLRAEALRKNVNGKVKFLGWRQDINELMSVFDVFVLPSQNEGMGRVIVEAMAAGNPVVASRVGGIPDLVQDGQTGYLVPPANEKELADAILKILKDRDQAKLMGQRGKKRCEQFSLEAMIAKLDDLYSGLITN